From Deferrisoma camini S3R1, the proteins below share one genomic window:
- a CDS encoding ABC transporter ATP-binding protein: MRPRGTETRPVRPGDWRLLARLWPVTRPYRSALLAGVGLMGLGAAGRMAGPYLIKVAIDGPVVRGDARGLALLAALYLAVQLGVGGVEAAQTVLLRTRGERILRDLRTRLFAKALALPMARLDHTPAGTVVSRVSSDVAVLADLFSAGMVGVLGDLILVLGILTVLVRLHAGLALTVVAVFPVLLLASEWVRRGMREAYRAAREHTSRLTAAVHEHLRGAEVVRLFGARAWSLERVRDHGEANLRAQVRSVTLQALFFPLVELFSALALALVLWRGAGFAAEGGLTFGALVAFFEYVQRLFRPLRDVGERINVLQASLAAVERIVGFLDEPAEARSGRGRPVIRGGIRFEGIRFGYGGGPDVLAGFDLDIPPGESVALVGATGAGKTTAVHLLLGFYRPRAGRILVDGVPLDEIDPAWMSRHLALVPQDPVLLRGTVLENIRLGREWVGEEQAVAAARAVGLHPMVEALPRGYETVLGEEGAGLSSGQRQLVAFARALAGEPRILILDEATSEVDQDTEARIEEALAVLLQGRTSLVVAHRLTTVRRVHRIAVLHRGRLVEQGAHADLLERGGLYRSLYELNLLRS, encoded by the coding sequence GTGAGGCCCCGGGGCACCGAGACGCGGCCGGTGCGGCCGGGGGACTGGCGGCTGCTCGCCCGTTTGTGGCCCGTGACCCGGCCGTACCGCTCGGCTCTGCTGGCAGGGGTGGGGCTCATGGGGCTGGGGGCCGCGGGCCGGATGGCCGGTCCCTATCTCATCAAGGTCGCCATCGACGGGCCGGTGGTGCGGGGCGACGCCCGGGGCCTGGCCCTGCTCGCCGCGCTGTATCTGGCGGTTCAGCTGGGGGTGGGGGGCGTGGAGGCAGCCCAGACGGTGCTGCTGCGGACCCGGGGGGAGCGGATCCTGCGCGACCTGCGGACCCGCCTGTTCGCCAAGGCGCTCGCGCTTCCCATGGCCCGGCTCGATCACACCCCGGCCGGCACCGTGGTCTCCCGGGTGTCGTCCGACGTGGCGGTGCTGGCCGATCTGTTCAGCGCCGGCATGGTGGGGGTGCTGGGAGACCTGATCCTGGTGCTCGGCATCCTCACGGTGCTGGTGCGGCTCCACGCCGGCCTGGCCCTGACCGTGGTAGCGGTGTTCCCGGTGCTCCTGCTGGCCTCCGAGTGGGTGCGCAGGGGCATGCGCGAGGCATACCGGGCCGCGCGGGAGCACACGTCGCGCCTGACGGCGGCCGTGCACGAGCACCTGCGGGGCGCCGAGGTGGTGAGGCTGTTCGGGGCCCGGGCGTGGAGCCTGGAACGGGTGCGGGACCACGGGGAGGCGAACCTCCGGGCCCAGGTGCGGTCGGTGACTCTGCAGGCCCTGTTCTTCCCCCTGGTGGAGCTGTTCTCGGCCCTTGCCCTGGCCCTGGTGCTGTGGAGGGGGGCCGGATTCGCGGCGGAAGGGGGGTTGACCTTCGGGGCGTTGGTGGCGTTCTTCGAGTACGTCCAGCGGCTGTTCCGGCCCCTGCGGGACGTGGGGGAGCGCATCAACGTGCTCCAGGCGTCGCTCGCCGCGGTGGAACGGATCGTGGGGTTCCTGGACGAGCCGGCCGAGGCGCGGTCGGGCAGGGGCCGGCCGGTCATCCGGGGCGGGATCCGGTTCGAGGGAATCCGGTTCGGCTACGGCGGCGGACCCGACGTGCTGGCCGGGTTCGACCTGGATATCCCCCCGGGGGAGTCGGTGGCCCTGGTGGGGGCCACCGGCGCGGGCAAGACCACCGCGGTGCACCTGTTGCTGGGGTTCTACCGGCCGAGGGCCGGCCGCATCCTGGTGGACGGGGTGCCGTTGGACGAGATCGATCCGGCCTGGATGTCCCGCCACCTGGCCCTGGTGCCCCAGGACCCGGTCCTGCTCCGGGGCACCGTCCTGGAGAACATCCGCCTGGGCCGTGAGTGGGTGGGTGAGGAACAGGCCGTGGCCGCGGCCCGGGCCGTGGGGCTCCACCCCATGGTGGAGGCCCTGCCCCGGGGGTACGAGACCGTTCTCGGCGAGGAGGGGGCGGGCCTGAGCTCGGGCCAGCGGCAGCTGGTGGCGTTCGCCCGGGCCCTGGCCGGCGAGCCGCGGATCCTGATCCTCGACGAGGCCACCTCCGAGGTGGACCAGGACACCGAGGCTCGGATCGAGGAGGCCCTGGCCGTGCTGCTGCAGGGCCGTACCTCGCTGGTGGTGGCCCACCGGCTGACCACGGTCCGGCGGGTGCACCGGATCGCGGTCCTCCACCGGGGGCGACTCGTGGAACAGGGGGCCCACGCCGATCTCTTGGAGCGGGGGGGGCTGTACCGATCGCTGTACGAGTTGAACCTGCTGCGTTCCTGA
- a CDS encoding HlyC/CorC family transporter: protein MLTELDVPKHLLALGGLLVLSAFFSGSETALLGADWWRMCYRARSGDFRARIYEALLTRRDHLIGTILVGNNLVNIAASALATAVALQLFGEEGIAVATGVMTLLLLVFSEIAPKTFAAQRPEPVALAVAPVFAVLCRVLYPVVAAVTWLSNGLLRLMGARPEASARPSLSEDEIQAFLTEGAGVVVEETRRRMLHGIFRIGRQQVREIMVPRTRVQALDVSTPLREAVETFVRTGYTRLPVYREQLDDLVGIAHVRDAVALLIRDPNGQLAQVAREPFFVPETKDLESLLYEFRTRRFHMAVVVDEYGGVEGIVTLEDVIEEIVGEIRDEHDVEAEPIRFLPGGEALVHGGTPIRELNQKLGLRLPTEPDVTLAGFLMTRLGHIPQPEEALEYLGHRYTVERTAGHRVLLVRITPLPRQQSEVRGR from the coding sequence GTGCTCACCGAGTTGGACGTTCCGAAACACCTCCTGGCCCTGGGGGGGCTGCTGGTGCTCTCCGCGTTCTTCTCGGGGTCGGAGACCGCGCTGCTGGGAGCGGACTGGTGGCGGATGTGCTACCGGGCCCGATCGGGGGACTTCCGGGCCCGGATCTACGAGGCCCTTCTGACCCGGCGGGACCACCTGATCGGCACGATCCTGGTGGGAAACAATCTGGTGAACATCGCGGCCTCGGCCCTGGCCACGGCCGTGGCCCTGCAGCTGTTCGGCGAGGAAGGGATCGCGGTGGCCACCGGCGTGATGACGCTGCTGCTCCTCGTGTTCAGCGAGATCGCCCCCAAGACGTTCGCGGCCCAACGGCCGGAGCCGGTCGCCCTGGCGGTGGCCCCGGTGTTCGCCGTGTTGTGCCGGGTGCTCTATCCCGTGGTGGCAGCCGTGACCTGGCTCTCCAACGGGCTGCTGCGCCTCATGGGAGCCCGGCCCGAGGCCTCGGCCCGGCCGAGCCTCTCGGAGGACGAAATCCAGGCCTTTCTCACGGAGGGGGCGGGGGTGGTCGTGGAGGAGACGCGCAGACGCATGCTCCACGGCATCTTCCGGATCGGGCGGCAACAGGTTCGGGAGATCATGGTGCCCCGCACCCGGGTGCAGGCCCTGGACGTGTCCACTCCCCTGCGGGAGGCGGTGGAGACCTTCGTGCGCACCGGCTACACCCGGCTGCCGGTGTACCGCGAGCAGCTGGACGACCTCGTGGGCATCGCCCACGTGCGCGACGCCGTGGCCCTGCTCATCCGGGACCCCAACGGCCAGTTGGCCCAGGTGGCCCGCGAGCCGTTTTTCGTGCCCGAGACCAAGGACCTGGAGAGCCTGCTGTACGAGTTTCGGACCCGACGGTTCCACATGGCCGTGGTGGTGGACGAGTACGGGGGGGTCGAGGGGATCGTGACCCTGGAGGACGTGATCGAGGAGATCGTGGGCGAGATCCGGGACGAGCACGACGTGGAGGCCGAGCCGATCCGGTTCCTCCCCGGGGGGGAGGCCCTGGTGCACGGGGGCACCCCGATCCGTGAGCTGAACCAGAAGCTGGGGCTTCGCCTGCCCACCGAGCCGGACGTCACGCTGGCCGGGTTCCTGATGACCCGGCTCGGCCACATCCCCCAGCCGGAGGAGGCCTTGGAGTACCTCGGCCACCGCTACACGGTGGAGCGCACCGCCGGCCACCGGGTGCTCCTGGTCCGGATCACCCCGCTCCCGCGTCAGCAATCAGAGGTCAGAGGAAGGTGA
- a CDS encoding ABC transporter ATP-binding protein has translation MIRVFRPLFPHLRPHAKAFAWGFVALVYSVALQLAGPQVLSRGVDAVASGSGSVPGLAALLAGLALGQAGFRFASRRLVLAAARRVEHELRMAYVGHLLRLPVETLDTARRGDLVSRALHDIQDLRLFLGAGLLNLCQTVLVATATAVLLWRIHPGLTLVALAPFPAIAWIVRRMSPRLHQRFLAADRAAGDLADRVHETLTAVRVLRAYRREAWQQARFQRENQALCTARERVVWAWAGVFPAVGVLAGLGHVAVLGLGGYWVYEGSLSLGGLVAFSAYLAMLVWPMVALGWTLSLFQRGAAAMGRLEEVRAWPAEPEPTGPLPRADGPCLEAEGVSYGYPGSRGPAVSGVDLRVPEGGVWALVGPTGSGKTTVVSLLARLRRPQAGRISVHGAPIHEVSDAALRRHLAVVPQEDFFFSDTVAANVCLGRPRDDAQIWDALALAGLADDVAALLGGLDTPVGEGGVTLSGGQRQRLGIARAVYGDPGVLVLDGSLSNLDARTARAVIGRLRERFRGRTLLVVSHRAFEVEEADGVWFLAGGRVVAFGRHEDLWDELAAYRRLYREEALRRQLEEEP, from the coding sequence GTGATCCGAGTCTTCCGTCCCCTGTTCCCGCATCTTCGGCCCCATGCGAAGGCCTTCGCATGGGGTTTCGTCGCCCTGGTCTACTCGGTGGCGCTTCAGCTGGCCGGCCCCCAGGTCTTGAGCCGGGGGGTGGACGCCGTGGCTTCCGGTTCGGGCAGTGTGCCGGGGTTGGCGGCGCTCCTCGCCGGGCTGGCCCTGGGCCAGGCCGGGTTCCGGTTCGCGTCGCGCCGGCTCGTGCTGGCCGCGGCCCGGAGGGTCGAGCACGAGCTGCGCATGGCCTACGTGGGCCATCTTCTCCGCCTGCCGGTGGAAACCCTCGACACGGCTCGCCGGGGCGACCTCGTGAGCCGAGCCCTCCACGACATCCAGGACCTCCGACTCTTCCTGGGGGCCGGCCTCCTGAACCTGTGCCAGACCGTGCTCGTGGCCACGGCCACGGCCGTGCTTCTGTGGCGGATCCACCCCGGGCTCACCCTCGTGGCCCTCGCCCCGTTTCCGGCGATCGCCTGGATCGTGCGCCGGATGAGCCCGCGGCTCCACCAGCGGTTTCTCGCGGCGGATCGGGCAGCCGGGGACCTGGCCGACCGGGTCCACGAGACGCTCACCGCCGTGCGGGTGCTGCGGGCCTACCGCAGGGAGGCGTGGCAGCAGGCGCGGTTCCAAAGGGAGAATCAGGCGCTGTGCACGGCCCGGGAGAGGGTGGTGTGGGCCTGGGCCGGGGTGTTTCCCGCCGTGGGGGTGCTGGCGGGCCTGGGCCACGTGGCCGTGCTGGGCCTGGGGGGATATTGGGTGTACGAGGGCAGCCTGTCCCTGGGGGGGCTGGTGGCCTTCAGCGCGTACCTCGCCATGTTGGTGTGGCCGATGGTGGCGCTGGGGTGGACCCTCAGCCTGTTCCAGAGGGGGGCGGCCGCGATGGGCCGCTTGGAGGAGGTGCGGGCCTGGCCGGCCGAGCCCGAGCCGACCGGCCCCCTGCCCCGGGCGGACGGCCCCTGCCTGGAGGCCGAGGGCGTCTCCTACGGCTACCCGGGATCCCGCGGACCCGCCGTCTCCGGTGTGGACCTGCGCGTGCCCGAAGGGGGGGTGTGGGCCCTGGTGGGACCCACGGGTTCGGGGAAGACCACGGTGGTGAGCCTGTTGGCGCGGCTCCGCAGGCCTCAGGCGGGTCGGATCTCGGTCCACGGGGCCCCGATCCACGAGGTCTCCGACGCGGCCCTCCGGCGCCACCTGGCCGTCGTGCCCCAGGAGGACTTCTTCTTCTCCGACACCGTGGCCGCCAACGTGTGCCTCGGGCGGCCCCGGGACGACGCCCAGATCTGGGACGCCCTGGCCCTGGCCGGTCTGGCGGACGATGTGGCGGCCCTGCTAGGTGGGCTCGACACCCCGGTGGGCGAGGGGGGGGTGACGCTCTCCGGGGGGCAGCGCCAGCGCCTCGGCATCGCCCGCGCCGTGTACGGGGACCCTGGCGTGCTCGTGCTGGACGGAAGCCTCTCCAATCTGGACGCCCGCACGGCCCGGGCCGTGATCGGCCGGCTGCGGGAACGGTTCCGCGGCCGCACGCTGCTGGTCGTGAGCCACCGGGCGTTCGAGGTGGAGGAGGCCGACGGGGTGTGGTTCCTGGCCGGAGGCCGAGTGGTCGCGTTCGGGCGGCACGAGGACCTGTGGGACGAGCTGGCCGCCTACCGGAGGCTGTACAGGGAGGAGGCCCTGCGCAGGCAGTTGGAGGAGGAGCCGTGA